In Oreochromis niloticus isolate F11D_XX linkage group LG22, O_niloticus_UMD_NMBU, whole genome shotgun sequence, the sequence tacaatttcctgtcataaaaacatgtttatgtacCCAAATTTGACCTGAGTACGTGGGACATCTTTGAGTCAGAAAGTCAGAAATGAATCAAACATAACATTCAATCAATAAGGCTAATTTTTCTCTTCAGgaatgcaaataaataactgtaatttgggATCTTGATATAATGAAATGATGTGTTttacaattttttaaatatctgttaTATTTGAGTTGACAGGTCAATTCTACTAAAGTACTGTACATAAATGCAAAGATGCACTTGTGATCAGTTAGAAACAAAATAGATATATATTAGTATATTtttcaactttttaaaatatactttttaaatttgacaAAACATGAACATAGAAACCAGTTTGTGACCGATCTTGCACCTCGCTTCACtgtaaaaaatgtgtattccctgactggttggcaagtggttgctggaggctgATGGCTGTCACTAGTCTGAAATTGTAACCAAGAAGGTGTTGCACCACAAGCCTCCTTGTGTTTGCTTTGGTTGTTAGCAGACTGTTGAGCACACCAGAGGTTTGCATGGAGTACtctgacttgtctgcaaacactcacaaacTATTTGCTGTAGAAATCTGTAGTCTTTCATACAACCACTGCCTAACCAGCtgaggaatacacatttttccctagcaactggTTGTTACCAAAAGGTTGCTGAcaggtctctaggcctgtgtgctctctttctctgctaCTCTTTTACTTCACCCACCCGGCTGTAAAGTGTTGTGCAGCTGGCGTCGCTCCTCTGTTCGTGCATCGGTGCAATAAGACTCCACTGGTTGATTTCAGGTTGATAGCGCTCTGCACTGCTGAGTCGTACATGCCCGTCGTAGCCTCCCAGGGCATAGATGAACCCGTTCAACACAGTCACGCTCACATAGCAGCGGCGGGAGTGCATGGGTGCCACCTCATTCCAGGTGCGAGTGGTCAGGTCAAACCTACGGACGCTGTTGAAATGCTCCACCCTGTCGAAGCCACCAACGGAGTAGACGTACCCATTGAGGAAGGCGACTCCATGATAAGCACGAGGACGCTCGAGGTTGTTCGTTACGTTGACCCAGCGGTTAGCCCAGTAATCGTAGGCCTCGATGCCGTTAGTTGGATCACCACCACTCCACCCCCCAATGGCCAGCAGGATGGAATGAGGCAGGCGGGGACGAGCAAGAGGGTGACACAAGCCAGACATGAAGGGTCTGTTTCCTAGACCATGTATGTCTAAGATGGCATTAGTTATCATGGACTGGCACTCAGAATTGGTCCCCACCAGCTCACTGGACAGCACATTGTCCGTTAGGTAGTCTAAAGTCATCAGTCCCAGTCGGACCTACAGAGAGATGACAGACAGAATATGActtagaaaatagaaaaaacactgaatatcAACTACATCAGTTTTAGTAAACTCAAGCTTCTTTAGGATAATGCTCCTAATGTTGTTTAATTTTCTTACTGCTAGCAAGAGAGCGACCAAAGTCAGACACCATTAGCCTTTTTGTCAGCAGGGACAAAAGTCTTTTGTACAGTTGTAATGAAGATCAATTTTAAATCTAAAGTCTTAAGTATAActttatacaaaaataaataaaataaaataaaataaagctggGGAACACAAACAGGGGAGAATGGTTGTACTTGTTAGGGACAGTTTTTAGTCATAGCCCTAGCAACTAtacttaataaaaataatttattctATAATATGTGTGTAGCGATCTGATACAGTTTTAATGCTCTTGAAGAGAATTTCTTAAATGTGGTTTGGCTACAGCTGAAAAGAGCAACATCTCAAGAGATTAAAGCATCCTTATACCCAGATGGATCGACTCAATCTATCACTTAAATGCTGAAGATTTCAGCCCAAACTAAATGTAGTAATGAAAGTTTATACACCTTGGACAACAGAGCGGTGAGGTGTTGTTCCCGTTCTGCAGGTACATGGCTAATCCACTTTATAAGCGCTTCATACACGGTGATCTCCAACTGCACATTGAGGTCTTCTCTATCAAGGATATCAGCAACTTCCTCCACAGTTAGCTGCAGGAACTCCTCCTCAAGAACAACCTGCTCAAAGTTATTGATGATGTAGTGGTAGGCCTTGGCGCGTAGTTCGGGTAATAAGCATACTTTTGTGAACTGCCAAATGCCAACACAGTTCTCTGGGCACAGTTGCTCCCCGAGGAAGTCACAGCAGAGTTTCACAATGTCCATTGCATTGAGTTGATCAGCTGCCATGAGAAGTTCCACTGCATTTTCCTCTGTTATGGAAACAGAGCCAGTGTATGCAAAGTCAATGATGAGTGCCATCATCTGAGGAGACAAGCCAGGTATGTTGAAGACCTGTTTGTCTGGGTCGCTCCAGCGGATGAAAAGAGCCCTGAGGGTAGAGAtggagacagagtagaaaataTTAAAAGGTGTGGAGGCAACAAGATTGTAAACTACATCATGCACAAGTaggataaatatataaaatcagtTGACTGGAATGGAAATGATCACCTAATTACATGTGTTACTATGTGATTACTGTGATCGTCTTGTAATGTCTAGTCCATATTGCCATTAGAGTATATAACtccaaaacagagtttgtacatgtTTAGTGTGCTTGATTATTGGGTTTTCAATGTCTTTATTACATTGGCAGtatgcaaaacaaaatgcaGTCCCACACTATGaaagagcctccaccgtgttttaaaGTTAACtctagacactcactgttgtacctctatGACAAATATTGAAATCAACTCCATAAGGACAGTTTGCCCTGATGTTTAGTCTAGTGATTgcgtaatttggcatacctcagtctGTTTCCTTTCCTTATGGAAGTTCCAGTGCATTTTGCTCAATTACACTCTCTGTTTCCCTTCCAtaaccatttctgatgaggtttCATGTTAAGTAGATGGACTAAATGGTCTTGTGTCAGGAATTTGCTGGATTCTTTCgtttttcttaaggacatgactttcagatactgttcatgtGCTGTTGATCATTACTTCTTTTATGCCTGCCACTccttgttttgtctttaaaattGTTTCTTCGCTAAGTTGTGTGTTATGTGTAGAAACAATACTGGTTCATCCTTCAAGTTATAGTAGGTGTCCTTTTCATGCTTAAATGATTCATTTATCAGCGTTAAATAgcttaacaaacaaataaacaaatgaacaaaaactcATCTATAAACTTTTGCTCAGCGTATAACTTTCAACCTTTTTAGTATCAGTAAGTCTGGTGTGTTTTACTGTGTGAATAACAGTTGAGAAGATATTAATGTAACTTAAAACACGTAAATTAGACTTCGGCTCAACACAGTCTGGATTTAGTTCATACAATCACCAAGTGATTCACAGTGCTTTTTAAATGGCACATTTACTGAAGTGGAATCTGGAGCTCTGTGAAGGTAAAGATGAAATCTGCAAATGTTTGCATTGTGTTTTGGGTCTATCTGTCAGTTGACCGTGACAAAGTCTTTCTATCAGAAAAGCTCCATGATTCAACATGTTCCTTTTTGTTGGCACTGTTTCACAGACTAAGACCATGAATTACATTTTTCACAAGTATAAATCAGTCAACCTTCCTTCACATTATCAGGTAAGCAACTCACCTGAAGTACGGGGTGCAGTTACACAGGATGATCTTGTGGACCGGAAATTCAACATCCTCCACTTTGATGATTGCATCACAAAATTGTCCCTCCAAACGGAGTTCATTATACACTGAGCTCGACTTGTATGGCGGCTGGCTTTCTTCACTCATCTTGAGTTTTGTGactgtttttcttagttttttgtctGAAGTTTGTCTTGAAGTGTTCAGATCACAAAGTCAAACCTAACTGTGGAATTGTGGAATGGAGGCTTATGACATCATGATGACTTGGCAACAGTTGCCCCATAGaattgttttgaaatgtatatttacattgttttaatGAACCTTTCAGTGCATAAAactttgttttgatttgatttggttTTAATGTATTGCATATGAGCCTCACAGATATCACCTAGCATTTTGTATGTTTGCTTCACAGAGGTCAACCGGTAACATAACACTTCTGAAACAACTTAGATTAAATTGTAGTCCTATTTAAATATGGACTACAATATCATATTTAGCTCATATTCAACCTTAATAGgcagttttttctgatttttctgAGTAGTATGCATTTTATTGTTTCGTGTGTTGGCTCAGTTAATATTGAGGTTCCAGTTGTTGGGGGCGTGCTGTACTGGACTCCGTTATGTTAAAATAACAGTTCCCAACAAAAATGCAATCCAGTTTATCTCCAGCAAACTACAAAGACACAAATAAACATTTGTAACCACCAGTTTTTAcccacattttaataaaaaaacactGTAACATGCACAGAGTCAAACCATTGTGTATTAGTGATGGTCCTGCTTATATGCATGCTAAGTCACTGGCACAATTCTTTGTGGACACTTCATTATACCCCCTGTACTTTCCTTACTACACAAGCCAAAATATTTGTTATTAAACATATGAGTCTAAAAATACATGACAGTGCCAAACACTGATATTATGATTCATGGCTAAGCTGTTTTCTTGGGTTGTATTAGACTTTTATCTAGTTGGAAAAATGGGGTCCTGCACTTTACTGATGTACAATAGTagtaagaaacaaacaaacaaacaaaacacagttttgtGATCTAAATAGATTTTATAGACCAACAATATGATATACGCACTGCATGTATAGTACAAGACTGTTATAATGACGGTGCTTGATAGTGTTACCTCAGACAGGTTCAAGCAGTCACCTGTCTGAGCACTGACTGCACGGATGTCCAGATCTGTTGCTGAGCAATTTCTTAAAGATATAATATATACGACTAAAAGCAGGTTGTATATGACAAGCCTGGTTTGATGCAGATGTAGAGGATTGTATGAAAACATCGtcctaaaattaaaaaaattataatggcATGAGTTTGATTTAGAATGTTTATAAAACAAAGGGGAGCAGCGGGAACAATCCCAGGACAGGTTTctgcttgcaaaaagaaaaatgtaagaaatgTTTACAGTAAATTCATAAATCAATCCATTCAGCATCAGCATAAAGATTACACCACCATGGATGGAGGATGTTCCTATGAACAGCTTTGCACATAACTGTCTACACGTTGGTTTGCCACCATAACGGGTTGTGTTACTGGTGTTGCTTCAACCTTCATGTTATGCAGGTAGGGGGACCAGTTGTCCCCCTTTAAGGGGGACTACACAGCATTTTTATGCTGTTCCCCCGTCTCCACATCTTGAACCAATACCCCACATTTTACAGGCTCTGCAGGATATCCACCTTTCTAAACAATGGATTTTCCTTAGTAGATATTAAGGTCATGCTTATTATCATGAACAAATATATCATTCTATGCAATATAGTGTAAAATACCACAAAGCAGATATACTGAGAAATACagttatttttcagtttcacacaagacaaaaAATGTTGTGAAGCGACACAGTATATTTGTGTGATATTTGGCTAAAGATTCATAAATTGTCAGCTAGCGCCCAAAAAAGACCTATGGATACATCCTTACTCAAACCTATATACTGTTACCAGACAGACGCGCAGCTGAAATAACAAGGGAGAGTGAAAGCTTCCCTTTATTCTTATTGTGTTTACCTAGCAAGAGTTGGAAAGTCCCACATGCGGCTCATTGTGATCTGTCACCTGTGTGCATGGTGTTATGGCTACTCAGCAGCCATACATTACAGGGAatgaaaaaatcttttaaatttCTTATTGTTGCAAAGGCGTAATCTTGATGAAACCCAATATCTACAGTACAGGGTCTCCTCACACACATACTGAAAGTTTTGAAATATCTACAAAAAAATGTCCAGTTCACCAGCTGTTTAATGCTCTAAAGATTTATTTCAGTCCTTCATGTTGGAGTCTCAGATGTTGACACATGGCAGTACTGCACTATAAAGATGTTACATGGACTCCGCTGACTCCATTTCTTCTTCTGGCACATTTGCAAGTGGCAGGATGTCACGAGGTAAGGTGTACTCAGTCAGATTGGAAAGTCCGGACACCACACAGCAGCTCACAGCGCTGCGGAAAATCTCCATGTCGCACGCCTCATACCACTCGTTGGTTAAAGCGTCGTAGTACTCGACGTTGAAAGTGGTGGAAGCCTTGAAACCCCCGACGGCAAAGAGGCATCGTCGATTACCTCAATGCCAAAGTTGCTGCGGGGGGTCAGCATAGAGACACGAGGTTCCACGTATTGGAATGCGGGTTGTAAGCCTCAGCGGTGCGCAGACGTTGTTCCATCAAGCCACCAACCTAAAAATTAATGCATGGGTCAAATGATTGAATGTAAGTGTAGCCAGCTTCACAGCACCCCTGTAAGAACATGCACCTGCTAGACTTAGTCTGAATAGAAAATAAATACTAAACGGTAGCTAGCTAAATAAAGAAGTGTGTCTCAGAAGGTGAGACTACAATCTTTGCTTTTTACCAAAGGGTGCAGCTGCAAATCAACTAAATAAGTGGTTTTATGGCAAATAGCAAGATAAATTTACAGCTAAAATGCCTCCTGTCCCCAGAGGATGAGTTCTAATCACTTGGCTTATTCCCTCATTTTTCTAAAGGTGTTGCAGGATAACTTTGAAATGTCTCTAACATATGTCCCCTAGTGGAACGATGAGGATGACAATGTTGGTTTTGAATAAGTATTTCTGTTGTACTgagtgaaatgtgaaatcatgAGTGAAATCATCAAAGACACAACATTTTGGGAATGGGgcacatgaaatgaaaaaaattaatgagGCAGAAACATCACTAATCAGTTAAATTAATACATAGAATGAGTAAGAATGCCTTCTCTGAACCTGTGGTCAGGATAGGAATCTGTTCATtgataaatacaaaacaaagttAGCAAAATTCTGTGTCAGCCAAATCTGTGTTAAGCCTTGCTGATCAAAGCACATTACAGATTTGATTTGTATGTTACGTGAGTGTCAGCACTACTTTGTGGTCTTACTGCAAAGACATGATCCGCATATGCAATGACACCTATCCCCTGCGGCGGCTGTTCATGGGCTGATCATCGTCCACTGGTTGGTCTCTGGGTTGAATATTCAGCTGTCTGCAGACACTCGTTGCCATTGAATCCACCACAAATGTAAatcttaaaacaaaaaagggacatgaagtatttttacttttcttaGGTTTCAGATGGAAACAATGTTACCTGTAAGTGAAATGTTTCCACATCATTTGTAAAGTTAGACCGATACTCAGTACCAGAGCGTCCAACTGAAAAATACAGCAATTAACAAATATGTGTGTTTTACAATTTCCTgtcataaaaacatgtttatgtacCCAAATTTGACCTGAGTACGTGGGACTCTTTGAGTCAGAAAGTCAGAAATGAATCAAACATAACATTCAATCAATAAGGCTAATTTTCTCTTCAGgaatgcaaataaataactgtaatttgggATCttatataataaaatgatgtgttttacaattttttaaatatctgttatattttagttgACAGGTCAATTCAACTAAAGTACTCTACATACATGCAAAGATGCACTTGTGATCAGTTAGAAACAAAATAGATATATATTAGTATATTtttcaactttttaaaatatacttttAAATTTGACAAAACATGAACATAGAAACCAGTTTGTGACCTATCTTGCACCTCGCTTCACtgtaaaaaatgtgtattccctgactggttggcaagtggttgctggaggctgATGGCTGTCACTAGTCTGAAATTGTAACCAAGAAGGTGTTGCACCACAAGCCTCCTTGTGTTTGCTTTGGTTGTTAGCAGACTGTTGAGCACACCAGAGGTTTGCATGGAATACtctgacttgtctgcaaacactcacaaacTATTTGCTGTAGAAATCTGGAGTCTTTCATACAACCACTGCCTAATCAGGTGAGGAGTACACATTTTTACCTAGCAACTGGTTGTTACCAAAAGGTTGCTGACAGGTCTGTAGGCCTGtgtgctctctttctctgctaCTCTTTTACTTCACCCACCCGGCTGTAAAGTGTTGTGCAGCTGGCGTCGCTCCTCTGTTCGTGCATCGGTGCAATAAGACTCCACTGGTTGATTTCAGGTTGATAGCGCTCTGCACTGCTGAGTCGTACATGCCCGTCGTAGCCTCCCAGGGCATAGATGAACCCGTTCAACACAGTCACGCTCACATAGCAGCGGTGGGAGTGCATGGGTGCCACCTCATTCCAGGTGCGAGTGGTCAGGTCAAACCTACGGACGCTGTTGAAATGCTCCACCCTGTCGAAGCCACCAACGGAGTAGACGTACCCGTTGAGGAAGGCGACTCCATGATAAGCACGAGGACGCTCAAGGTTGTTCGTTACGTTGACCCAGCAGTTAGCCCGGTAATCGTAGGCCTCGATGCCGTTAGTTGGATCACCATCACTCCACCCCCCAATGGCCAGCAGGATGGAATGAGGCAGGCGGGGACGAGCAAGAGGGTGACAGAAGCCAGACATGAAGGGTCTGTTTCCTAGATCATGTATGTCTAAGATGGCATTAGTTATCATGGACTGGCACTCAGAATTGGTCGCCACCAGCTCACTGGACAGCACATTGTCCGTTAGGTAGTCTAAAGTCATCAGTCCCAGTCGGACCTACAGAGAGATGACAGACAGAATATGActtagaaaatggaaaaaacactgaatatcAACTACATCAGTTTTAGTAAACTCAAGCTTCTTTAGGATAATGCTCCTAATGTTGTTTAATTTTCTTACTGCTAGCAAGAGAGCACCAAAGTCAGACACCATTAGCCTTTTTGTCAACAGGGACAAAAGTCTTTTGTACAGTTGTACTGAAGATCAATTTTAAATCTAAAGTCTTAAGTATAActttatacaaaaataaataaaataaaataaagctggGGAACACAAACAGGGGAGAATGGTTGTACTTGTTAGGGACAGTTTTTAGTCATAGCTCTAGCAACTATacttaataaatataatttattctATAATATGTGTGTAGCGATCTGATACAGTTTTAATGCTCTTGAAGAGAATTTCTTAAATGTGGTTTGGCTACAGCTGAAAAGAGCAACATCTCGAGATATTAAAGCATCCTTATACCCAGATGGATCGACTCAATCTATCACTTAAATGCTGAAGATTTCAGTCCAAACTAAATGTAGTAATGAAAGTTTATACACCTTGGACAACAGAGCGTTTAGGTGTTGTTCCCGTTCTGCAGGTACATGGCTAATCCACTTTATAAGCGCTTCATACACGGTGGTCTCCAACTGCACATTGAGGTCCTCTCTATCAAGGATATCAGCAACTTCTTCCACAGTTAGCTGCAGGAACTCCTCCTCAAGAACAACCTGCTCAAAGTTATTGATGATGTAGTGGTAGGCCTTGGCGCGTAGTTCGGGTAATAAGCATACTTTTGTGAACTGCCAAATGCCAACACAGTTCTCTGGGCACAGTTGCTCCCCGAGGAAGTCACAGCAGAGTTTCACAATGTCCATTACATTGAGTTGATGAGCTGCCATGAGAAGTTCCATTGCATTTTCTCTGTTATGGAAACAGAGCCAGTGTATGCAAAGTCAATGATGAGTGGCATCATCTGAGGAGACAAGCCAGGTATGTTGAAGACCTGTTTGTCTGGGTCGCTGCATTGGGTGAAAAGAGCCCTGAGGGTAGAGAtagagacagagtagaaaataTTAAAAGGTGTGGAGGCAACAAGATCATAAACTACATCATGCACAAGTaggataaatatataaaaccaATTGACTGGAATGGATATGATCACCTAATTACATGTGTTACTATGTGATTATTGTGATCGTCTTGTAATGTCTAGTCCATATTTCCATTAGAGTATATAACtccaaaacagagtttgtacatgtTTAGTGTGCTTGATTATTGGGTTTTCAATGCCTTTATTACATTGGCAGtatgcaaaacaaaatgcagtcccacaccatgacagagcctccaccgtgttttaaaGTTAACtctagacactcactgttgtacctctatGACAAATATTGAAATCAACTCCATAAGGCAAGTTTGCCCTGATCTTTAGTCTAGTGATTgcgtaatttggcatacctcagtctGTTTCCTTTCCTTATGGAAGTTCCAGTGCATTTTGCTCAATTACACTCTCTGTTTCCCTTCCAtaaccatttctgatgaggtttCATGAAAAGTAGATGGACTAAATGGTCTTGTGTCTGGAATTTGCtggattcttttgtttttcttaaggacatgactttcagatactgttcatgtGCTGTAGATCATTACTTCTTTTATGCCTGCCACTccttgttttgtctttaaaattGTTTCTTCGCTAAGTTGTGTGTTATGTGTAGAACAATACTGGTTCATCCTTCAAGTTATAGTAGGTGTCCTTTTCATGCTTAAATGATTCATTTATCAGCGTTAAATAgcttaacaaacaaataaacaaatgaacaaaaactcATCTATAAACTTTTGCTCAGCGTATAATTTTCAACCTTTTTAGTATCAGTAAGTCTGGTGTGTTTTACTGTGTGAATAACAGTGGAGAAGATATTAATGTAACTTAAAACACATAAATTAGACTTCGGCTCAACACAGTCTGGATTTAGTTCATACAATCACCAAGTGATTCACAGTGCTTTTTAAATGGCACATTTACTGAAGTGGAATCTGGAGCTCTGTGAAGGTAAAGATGAAATCTGCAAATGTTTGCATTGTGTTTTGGGTCTATCTGTCAGTTGACCATAACAAAGTCTTTCTATCAGAAAAGCTCCATGATTCAACATGTTCCTTTTTGTTGGCACTGTTTCACAGACTAAGACCATGAATTACATTTTTCACAAGTATAAATCAGTCAACCTTCCTTCACATTATCAGGTAAGCAACTCACCTGAAGTACGGGGTGCAGTTACACAGGATGATCTTGTGGACCGGAAATTCAACATCCTCCACTTTGATGATTGCATCACAAAATTGTCCATCCAAACGGAGTTCATTATACACTGAGCTCGACTTGTATGGCGGCTGGCTTTCTCCACTCATCTTGAGTTTTGTGactgtttttcttagtttttttgtcTGAAGTTTGTCTTGAAGTGTTCAGATCACAAAGTCAAACCTAACTGTGGTTTAGGTTTGACTTTGTGATCAAAATCAAACCTAACCTGGCAACAGTTGCCCCATAGaattgttttgaaatgtatatttacattgttttaatGAACCTTTCATTGGATAaaaacttttgttttgatttgatttggttTTAATGTATTGTATATGAGCCTCACAGATATCACCTAGCATTTTGTATGTTTGCTTCACAGAGGTCAACCTGTAACATAACAATTCTGAAAGAACTTAGATTAAATTGTAGTCCTCTTTAAATATGGACTACAATATCATATTTAGTTGATATTCAACCTTAATAGGCcgtttttttctgatttttctgACTAGTatactttttattgttttgtgtgttggCTCTTTTATTACTGAGTTTCCAGTTGTTGGGGACGTGCTGTACCGGACTCCGTTATCTTGAAATAACAGTTTACAACAAAAATGCAATCCAGTTTATCTCCCCAgcaaacaacaaacacataaataaacatttttaaccgTCAGTTCTGTTTGTAATaagaaaaatgtaagaaatgTTTGCAGTAAATTCATAAATCAATCAATTCGGTATCAGAATAAAGATAACACCACCATGGATGGAGGATGTTCCTATGAACAGCTTTGCAGTTCACTGTGTACACGTTGGTTTGCCACCATAAGGTGTTGTTTTACTGGTGTTGCTTCAACCTTCATGTTGTGCAGGTAGGGGGACCAGATGTCCCTCTTTAAGGGGGACTGTACAGCATTTTTATGCTGTTCCCCCGTCTCCCACATCTTGATCCAATGTCCCACATTTTACAGGCTCTGGAGGAGATCCACCTTTTTAAACACTGGATTTCCCTTAGTACATATAAAGGTCATACTTTTTATCATAAACAAATATATCATTCTATGCAATATAGTGAAAAATACCACAAAGCAGATGaaagatatagatatagatagagtTATTTTTTGGTTTCACACAAGAGAAAAAATGGTGTGAAGCGACACAGTGTATTTGTGTGATATTTGGCTAAAGATTCATAGATTGTCACATATCGCTCAAAAAAGACCTGTGGATACATCCTTACTCAAACCTATATACTGTTACCAGACAGACGTGCAGCTGAAATAACAAGGGAGAGTGAAAGCTTCCCTTTATTCTTATTGTGTTTACCTAGCAAGAGTTGGAAAAGTCTCACATGCGGCTCATTGTGATGTGGTCACCTTGTGTGCATGGGTGTTATGGCTACTCAGCAGCCATACATTACAGGGAatgaaaaaatcttttaaatttCTTATTGTTGCAAAGGCGTAATCTTGATGAAACCCAATATCTACAGTACAGGGTCTCCTCACACACATACTGAAAGTTTTGAAATATCTACAAAAAAATGTCCAGTTCACCAGCTGTTTAATGCTCTAAAGATTTATTTCAGTCCTTCATGTTGGAGTCTCAGATGTTGACACATGGCAGTACTGCACTATAAAGATGTTACATGGACTCCGCTGACTCCATTTCTTCTTCTGGCACATTTGCAAGTGGCAGGATGTCACGAGGTAAGGTGTACTCAGTCAGGTTGGAAAGTCCGGACACCACACAGCAGCTCACGGCGCTGCGGAAAATCTCCATGTTGCACGCCTCATACCACTCGTTGGTTAAAGCGTCGTAGTACTCGACGTTGAAAGTGGTGGTGAAGCCATTGAAACCCCCGACGGCAAAGAGGCAATCGTCGATTACCTCAATGCCAAAGTTGCTGCGGGGGGTCAGCATAGAGGACACGAGGTTCCACGTATTGGAATGTGGGTTGTAAGCCTCAGCGGTGCACAGATGGTTGTTTCCATCGAAGCCACCAACCTAAAAGTAAATGCATGGGTCAAATGATTGAATGTGAGTGTAACCAGCTTCACAGCACCCCTGTAAGAACATGCACCTGCTATACGTCTTTACCTGTTTTTGCACAGATACTGCAGAAAGTGACTGAAGAATTAAGTTGCAATATTGTCCAGTTGCCCTTAATATGTTGCAGATACAAGGACATTGTTTGCTTTAGGTGTGGTCTGACTACTGGAAATACTCTGATTGGTTTAGGGTTTAACCTGGATAAAGCGAACAGTTACCCGACATATTCTCATGCTGTTATATGGAGTTTACACATaaaagt encodes:
- the LOC109196330 gene encoding kelch-like protein 10, with protein sequence MSEESQPPYKSSSVYNELRLEGQFCDAIIKVEDVEFPVHKIILCNCTPYFRALFIRWSDPDKQVFNIPGLSPQMMALIIDFAYTGSVSITEENAVELLMAADQLNAMDIVKLCCDFLGEQLCPENCVGIWQFTKVCLLPELRAKAYHYIINNFEQVVLEEEFLQLTVEEVADILDREDLNVQLEITVYEALIKWISHVPAEREQHLTALLSKVRLGLMTLDYLTDNVLSSELVGTNSECQSMITNAILDIHGLGNRPFMSGLCHPLARPRLPHSILLAIGGWSGGDPTNGIEAYDYWANRWVNVTNNLERPRAYHGVAFLNGYVYSVGGFDRVEHFNSVRRFDLTTRTWNEVAPMHSRRCYVSVTVLNGFIYALGGYDGHVRLSSAERYQPEINQWSLIAPMHEQRSDASCTTLYSRIYICGGFNGNECLQTAEYFNPETNQWTMISPMNSRRSGIGVIAYADHVFAVGGFDGNNRLRTAEAYNPHSNTWNLVYSMLTPRSNFGIEVIDDRIFAVGGFNGFTTTFNVEYYDALTNEWYEACNMEIFRSAVSCCVVSGLSNLTEYTLPRDILPLANVPEEAMESAESM